Within Rhododendron vialii isolate Sample 1 chromosome 12a, ASM3025357v1, the genomic segment AGATTGACGAGACGATGGGGTTTGACGGGGCCATGAGGGACGGGTTCGTGCTCGATTGGCGGCAGGAGGTGGTGTGCGGAGAGTGCGAGGCGTCGGCAGGGCGGTGTGGGTACAATAAAGTGAACGATGACTACTTGTGCTTTTGCTCCGATGGATCCCCACGCACCAACGATAGGTGCAAAGGTATGTTGTTTTTGGATAGTCAATGTCAATAAGGATTGTAAGCCATAGCAATAGTGATTTGCAATTTGAGTGTTAATCCGGTCTATGCAATACATGATTATGCGGTTGGGGCGAATTCTAAACCCTAAATCCTTCTTTCATCGTTTCCAAACCTTTTAATTAAGTTGCTCTTTAGTTTAATTAATTTCTTAAAACAATCAAGccaatcaatcaatttttttccttgctaATTAATCAAATTTATAGTAACTTAGCCTCATTCTCCCTGCGAATCGATACTTGATTTAGGCACTATTCTTCTTAATTAGGGTTAATTCTTAGCTTTTATAAATTTAATTTCAATACAGTACGACAAGATCACACACATACCACCATAAACACATTTATTAGAGCAACACTAGtgatagaaaataaaaatactccTTCAATGCAAATTGGGCGAAGGAGCTAGGCACCGAATGGCACAAGGATCTGCCGGGGAGGAGCATCTATAATTAGAAGCTTTCCCAAGATCAAGAACAACGAAGATTTTGATTAAACACCCCAAAACAACCTCATTTTATTTTGATAAATCCCCTCAGTATCTACCTATCTCTTTGTACCTAGCcctccaaaagtgtattgaacagcccaaattgaaacactctctcctctcacctccacactctctctcctctttctctctccttttcctctttccaaatccgaaccgtccaacaCCGAAATAGACGACCCGGATGCACCTAGCGGgcatcacgtggtacccgctcggcactgaaaattttgtCTTCTATAAGACATGAGTGTAAATTTCTTAAGTACATACGGCCGCACATGAAACTTCAAACCGCATTTTCCAAAACGACTGAAATAATCGTCCATCTATAACATTAGCAGCCCCATGCAGACCTTTCTCTTTCACAAGACTTTCCCTATTTGCTTACAGTGTCATCTTATTCCACTTGACTCAGTCTATTTCCATCACTTTCCTCCCATTTTCGTCGTAACTTTACTCTTCCTCCCTTGGAAAATCATTCGTATTATCCTAAATGTAATATTCCTCACCAAACAAAACCAGACCTCCCACCTCCCCATCTCTAGAGATGCATTCCCCATCTTCCGTcaccgctaccaccaccacgaTATTACTAATCCTCATCTCTGTCGCATTTCCAACATGTTACAGCCAAGAGGACGGGCCATACTACAACTGCGTTCGCAACTTCAATTGCGGCCAAACCATCCGAAACGTTAGCTACCCTTTTTGGGGAGGCGATCGCCCCCAATACTGCGGCCACCCATCCTTCGAATTGATGTGCCAAAACAACGAGTACTCAACTATCGAAATTGACAACCGGGCCTTTCGCGTGcaaaaaatcaatcaatccAATCGTACAATTACTCTTGCCAGCTCAGACCTCTGGGAAAGTCATTGTACTCGGGACTTGCAAAATATCACGTTGGACGACAACGTGTTCACTGATGGGCCAATTAACCGGGACCTCCTTTTATTCTACAATTGCACGTCAGGAGATGGGAGAACCATTCCGGAGAATTTTACGTGCAAAATAGGTGATGTAGAGAGCCATGGGTTCTACGCAGACACGACGCTTTTTAATGAGCTTGAAAATACTTTGTACGCCACGATATCGTGTAACCAGAGCGTTGAAGTGCAAGTTTTTCGGGAGACTATGACCGAAATTTTGGGAAAATCATTGGCGCTTGAAGAGGGGCTGCGCAGAGGGTTTGACGTGGTGTATGATGCCAATATCGAAACCTCGTGTGCAAGGTGTGAGGGTTCAGGTGTGATTTGTGGATCGAATTCGAGCCAGTTTGCTTGCCATTGCCGCGATCGTACTGATCCCGTGACCTGTCAAAGTCCTGGTATGCAGCCCCTTTACTTTCTCATCCGCTTATTTCGGGTCATACGTTCTGCAATATATGATTGAGAGTGTTAGGGGCTTTGCTATGCTTTTTTCACAATCGGTGTTCGCGATACTATAAACAAAGCAATAGTACCCAATCCCATGTATTGTTCGTATGcaaaaaacagaggaaaaggGATAACGTATAGAaatgggatttttttgaatgtcTATTGCTAGGTTCAGAATAGGCTAGGGCTAGAGTACTCATTTTCCTGTTAATACGGTGCATACGGTGTGTACCTGTTCCGGTGAGATACCAAGTACAGTTTTGAATTTATCGTTATTAGTGTAATTTCTCTACTTCAGAAAAAATTTagcaattactccctccgtcctactTTGTTGTGCTCTTATTCTTTTTTAAGATGTCCCAAAATGAAGAGCTTGTTTCAAAAACTTCCAATTTTAAATGTCCGtagtgccatttttttttttttttgataatgtccATAGTACCATATTACCCCTCATTTATCCCTCCCacattcaaattttgaacttgatttgaaagGAAATATAGCAAATTAATGACATTATaagaaagttgacaaaaagTCATAGTTACAtaggggtaaaatggtaaaattgataCAAAGTCAATTTAACTATGATCTTTTCTTAAATTACGTGAAAGTCAAAATAAgcacaacaaattgggacggagggagtagcataACATATTGCATtgaaatacatatataaacaagaaCCACGAAAATTGGATTCTCGAATGAGAAGATCATTTGagaagatattggcatccgttGTCCAGTTTGCCCTATTGAAGCTACGTTTGGGTGAAAAGTGCACTATCATTCATTCCGTTTGTTGTTTTTGCGAGTCTTCAAGACTATTAGCTCCAAATTGCATTGAACTACATATAGATATAGGATCCACGAAAATCGGATTCACGAGTGAGAAAATATTGGCTTCTATTGACCAGTTTGCTCTGCTCGGGcttaagaaatttgaaaaatagtagtTCAGTCCGGTATTGACCGGCACTAGTTGGCACCTAAGTGGACTGGTAATGTTAGGTATTAACTAGTACCGTTTGGTATTGATCGGTATTGGCCGGTATTGCCAATACCAACTGGAATTTGAGTCGGGACAAAATTGGAGGTGTAAGATACCGGGTTTGATCGATACTAGTACGTACCAGCTGGTGCGGTACGGAATTCAAACTCTTGATCTATTCCAGTATTGGCTTCTTCTTCATGAAGAAGTTTTCGCTTGTATAGTGAAAAACTTATCATCGTATAGTATAAAAAGAAGCATATTATGTTAAAGTCCTTCCTGCTCTGTTTTACTATATCTTTcactattttgaaaaattgtaagTAAGGAAAAGAGGTCCATCATCAATTTTCAATGAAGTTTTGGCAATATTTCTTGTTGTTGGCCACAAGGAAAGTCAAATTTCATGAAAGTAAAAATTCCGGATAATCCAATCTTCTTTGTGTTTAGAGGATTACAGTACAAATTACGTTAGAAGGTTAATCTTTTAACCTGCAATTTGTTGAAGCTGAGTTTAGGACTCCGTTATTTATAAGGCTTCTCCTTGAGTTCCCGCTCAGAAGATGAAAGTTTTGACCATTGATTTTCGAactgcaaaaaacaaaaaaaacaaaaacaaaatcgtTAAGTACATTCGGCCGGAATTGTTCACCGGAAATGTCCTTCGACGATCAAGTCAGTAACCAGACTCTCCCCAGTTTTATGGAATACGCTTGGATAGTTCTTACTCACCATCTCTCCCTTTCGATCTTTGGCGGGATGTATTACGATAGTTGAATATTCTTGTGATGATTCTGACTTTTCAAACTTTGCCTTTGTTGACTGTGGGTATTGCGAGTGTTATTTATTTCTAGGCCCCCACAATTCATCTTTGAATTAAGGCATCACACTTTGACTGatttttatgaattaaaaaCTGAATTTTCCTACCGAAAACTCGCCTGACAGTCCTTATTCTGTTTTCATGATTGTTGTCACAGGGAATGGATTGAACGTTGGACGGAAGCTTGCTATAGGTAAGACGCCCCACCAGCTTTATTTTTTCACGGTTTCTCTTAGGCGAAAAAATGTCGAATACAGCAGTCTCACAATGTTTTTCATGTAGGATTAGGTTCTACTGGTGGGATTATGGTAATTCTGTTGTTCTGCATTATCATCAAGAAACTCAAACGAAGTGAATATGCATTCTTTTGGAAACCTAAGACAGAAAACTACCGAAATATTGAGGCATTTCTAAAGAATTGTGGGTCTCTTTCTCCGAAAAGATACACTTATTCAGACATTAAGAAAATCACCAACTCCTTCGAAACTGAACTAGGTAAGGGAAGCTTTGGTTCTGTCTTCAAAGGAAAGTTAGAAAATGGTTGCCTCGTGGCAGTGAAGGTTCTAAAAGGGTTGAAAGGCAATGGAGATGACTTCATTAATGAGGTCGCAACCATTAGTAGAACTTCTCATGTTCATATTGTGACCCTTCTTGGGTTTTGTTTTGAGGGTAGCCGTAGAGCTCTCGTATATGAGTTCATGCCTAATGGATCTCTTGACAAATTCATTCATGATGGTGGTTCCTTGACATATCGCCAATTGGGTTGGGAAGCATTGTACCAAATTGCAATTGGTATTGCCCGAGGGTTGGAGTATTTACACCGTGGTTGCAACACACGAATTTTGCATTTTGACATAAAACCTCATAATATTCTTCTAAATGAGGACTTTTGCCCAAAGATATCTGATTTTGGCCTTGCTAAACTATGCCCACAAAAAGAGAGTATCATATCATTGTTGGGTGCTAGAGGAACGGTAGGGTACATTGCCCCGGAAGTATTTAATAGAAATTTTGGTGGCGTTTCACACAAGTCTGATGTTTATAGCTATGGAATGATGGTTCTAGAAATGGTTGGAGGAAGAAAGAACATTAGTGTCGAGGTTGATCGTACCAGTGAAATATACTTTCCACATTGGATATACAAGCGTCTTGAGCTAGATGAAGAACTCGGATTGCATGGGATTATGGATGATGAGGCAAATGCAAGTTCAAGGAAAATGATAATAATTGGATTGTGGTGCATACAAATTGATCCTTCACACCGACCATCAATGAATCGGGTGGTGGAGATGTTAGTAGGAAGCCTGGAGTCTTTGCAAATCCCACCTAAGCCTTTCTTGTCTTCTCCCCCAAGAGCACTGGTGGATTCTTCCTCTCCACTCACGTCATGACAGTGTGACAATGCATTCATGCTTCCAGGGAAAATGAAATTTCCACTTCCCATGATGACAAAATGTGGAGCTTAATTCCAAAGGATTTTCCTCATGTTGTCAAATCAACAGTACTTTGGTTAGTTTCAAGAAGTGtgaagctttttttttaatcagtaaaagtaatattttttttatcggcaaaaataacACTTTATTAGTATGAAGCTTTTTTTAGACCAAAAATATTGTCAATTAATGTTTGTATACATTTTTTGTGATATGGCATATGCCATTGGCAATTTATATTTGCAACTGCACATGATTAATGTACCCATATATACCTGATGATTTACTTCTAAAGTTTGGTTTTCATGTATCATATGTAGATGTTTGTTTATATAGTATCATCTGATACCCCTTGATCAGTTAATGAAATTAGGTATTGAACGCTCTCTGTGTGTGTATGGCTGCAGTAACAGATTTTGACACGAATTCatactttttttccttttacacGAGTCTTTCTTGGATCGAGCAATATGCATGCTATGTTCCGGAGTCAATTGAATTTGCAATTTCACAAGAGGATCGAGAACCAAAGAAAAGTGATAAGGGTTAAGATGGTAATATGGGTGTGAATCAAGAGAATAAGATGGTGTCATATGTTATCCTGCCCGACGACATTATTCCGCTGCTTGAGGCGAATATACGGGGTGTGTCTTTTGAATGTCTTTAGTTTGTGTTTTTTCCATTTCCagtgtacccaaaaaaaaaaataaaagaatgtaTGTAACGAAGGTGCATGTAGTTTATACATGCATTTAAAATGTGTAGTCATCCAAAAGGCATAAAGAAAACACTTTGAGCCAATATGGATATGTTTAGAACCTTTTCTGGGGCTTGGATGGTCCAGAAAGagggaaaatatatatttatctggaaaagctaattaaaagaaatttatcATGATTAATTTTCACAAATCGTGTTGGATTTGTACAAATTGACCATGAAAATTGAAGCCAAAAGATAATGGTTACAACCATAATCTACCATGTAATATTTTTGCAACATGTCAAAGTAATCCCTATAGTCTTCGAAGCCAAATGAGTGGTTGCAACATGGAGATGATGGCGAAGACATTCAGACTTCAGATCGATCAAAGAGTGGTTGCCTCCGTGTTCGATCACGATCTGTGCCCCACCACCAAAGAATCAGATCGACGGCAACAACGACGCCGTCAGCCAGAAAATGAGATACTTCAATACTAATCAACTGCCATAGCGTATAGCTTATAGATGACATTTGTACTTTTCAACTACTCTTTGATCGATCTGAAGTCTGAATGTCTTTGCCATCATCTCCATGTTGCAACCACTCATTTGGCTTCGAAGACTATAGCGATTACTCTGACATGTTGCAAAAATATTACATGGTAGATTATGGTTGTAACCATTATCTTTTGGCTTCAATTTTCATGGTCAATTTGTACAAATCCAACACGATTTGTGAAAaagtgcagttggtcagtcattgtctcccctttgtggaaggtcttgagttcgagccccacataaGGCAGGTCTTTTAGGagaccagggctatggatagcttctggtctccccgtgctaactctaacacctcactaacccccgctgatgtatatcgccgtggcaaaaaaaacaaaaaacaaaaaactgcaaAATTACATAAAGTGATCAATTTATATCATTTTAATTTCTTGTGCCGTGCAGGAAAAGAAGACTTGAGGAaagtaacattttttttcaacatacATGGCCAAAGATTTGAACGCATGACACTAGGAAAGGAAGGAACAAGCACTAGCTAGCTATTAGAGGACGGGGTCAACAAGTAGCCGcgtggtttctttctctcttacGAAAGCATCCAGATGAATTCAAAGGACATTACCTCACTCTTCGCTTTGTATTCTTTCTCGTACTAAAGAAACTTGACTTTACATACTACtgcaataaaccataaagattaTAGTTATTGATCGTGATTataagttttttatcacgctcATGTTATCGTGATAGATGGATTTGGATAtaattgtaagtcactctcttttatcatgGTAACAAAtggtgattgaaagagagaaacagtcacggccaaaaggcgttattgtttctcttttatcacgatTATAAGccatgattgttttttttttgggcgtgatcgtttctctttagTGTGATCGTAtatatgtcactttagatcacagtttataaccgtgattgaaagttcaaaatgatcacaccataaactgagatgaaaaaccattgtgcgtgatcttttctttgtatctactagaccatcttttcttatcattgccaagtttcgaactACACACTCTTGATTGATTTCCTAAACCCTTACCACTAAtaagctagccaagaacttctaTCAtataaggaaaacaaaaatatttatacttacttcctaaagtgagaaaactttttttttcctaaaaatttgctgaattttttgaaatacaattaatatgatattaaaatatataaaaatacatatataaacattatttaaaaaattttaaaactatgACATCAGAtctttgccaatcaaaattagttgttaGTTAAAGGATTTTCTTGGGGCAAAAAACTTAGTTTTacccagtaaatttagtagacaatagtgttttttgttgtagtgtgccctttgtatttttatgaaaattatcacaacctgcAGATTATAACATTATGATAATTATCACAACCTGAAAATTATCTGTACctagatgaacggccggatcaACAGCTCTGCACCTGCTAGATAGGGCATCCCTGGGTCCATCGCTAAGAGGCCTTTGTTATAATACCCTTGTTTCCCAACATTTTTCTAATTGAATTATTATTCTCTCCTAAGATTTTTCTAATTGAATTATTATTCTCTCCATATTTTTAGAattgtcactcttttttttattctttaattACTTTGGTAATTATATAGGAAATCCTTTCTATGTGTGTAACAGGAAACAAAGTCATAAATTTATATGAATATATAAGAAACTAAGAATGTAGGTGTATAAAATTAGGGATGAGTATGAatcggattggttcggttttaaagtaaatcaaaaatcaaaccaatcaaTCCCTACGGATTACCAATTTGGAGAAACTTACAAACAATCTATAAAAACTCATAGAattaaccaaaccaatccaaaccattaaaatgtGGTTCGGTTTCGATTTTGAATCACAATTCGCTTGAAACTAAGATATCATCTTCGTAAACTATgtaaatacttaaaattgagGAGATAAATTAAACCCAAGCTTATATTGAAACCAATTCGATTTGTATACATACAATATAGCAATGAAAGAACTATTGAAAGAGAAGATAAATGTCTAGCAAAGAGTGCTTATCGTTGGCGGGGCAAGAAGAGATTGATGCAATTTAAGTTTATTACGTTAGCTTTTTatataatcagaataattaGTCTCGACAGTGAAAAATAGGGCAGTGGAATGGAGTATTTGATTAGAAAATTAATTGACTGTAGCTTAACGTATAATAATTTGGTGTAGCTAAATTAAATTATATGTAGGAATAGGGTGGTGGACTTGAGTATTAAATTAGATAACTATTGACTGTGGCTTAGTCAATGTTTATTTGGGGTGCATCTAACTTATTGACTGTGACTTTAACTTAACAGTCCAACTTTGTTTGGTAGCCAGCTACTCTCAGTCAATGACTCGTTCTTTCATGAGTGGCCCCACATTTTATTCAAAGAATGTCTAGGTTTTCTAACTTCAAATTCGATTCAAGCCGTCTGTGTCAAGATGAACGGTCAAATTGGCCGCTCTACACTTGCTCAGTAGGGCATCTCTGGGTCCATCACTAAGAGGCCTTTGTCCAAATGGATCAAAGGTGTTgtactaccttttttttttttgaatggcaaaaaaaaaaatttataatctttgaaattattacaaaaactaaaaaaatcaagGTTGACAGCATCATATTCTTAAATCTAAGAACAATATTCCTAAATCTAAGAATAATCATGTGCTTATATACACGAGACAAAATGCCAATCAAGAAAACACTCATTGGGACAAGTTCACACCCATAATGTAATACCCTTGTTCCCCAAGATTTTTCTAATTGAATTATTATCCTCTCCATATTTTTAGAattgccactctcttttttttattctttactTTGGTAATTATATAGGAAATGCTTTCTATGTGTGTAACGGGAAACAAAGTCATAAATTTATATGAATAAGAAACTAAGAATGTAGGTGTATAAAATTATGGGTGAGTATGAatcggattggttcggttttaaAATAAATCAAAAGTCAAACCAATCCCTACGTATTACCAATTTGGAGAAATAAACAATCCATAAAACTCATAGAATTAACCAAACCAATTGAAACCATTAAAAtgtggtttggttttgattttgaatcaCGATTCGCTTGAAACTGAGATATCATCTTCATAAACTAtgtaagtacttaaaattgagCAGATAAATTAAACCAAAGCTTATATTGAAACCAATTTGATTTGTATACATACAATATAGCAATGAAAGAACTATTGAAGGAGAAGATAATGTCTAGCAAAGAATGCTTATAGTTGGCTGGGCAAGAAAGATATTCACGACAGCGAAGGATAGGGCGGCGGAATGGAGTATTTGATTAGAAAATTAATTGACTATGACTTAACGTACGATAATTTGGTGTATCTAAATTCAATTATAATGTAGGAATAGGGTGGTGGACTTGTGTATTACATTAGATAACTTATTGATTGTGGCTTAGCCTATGTTTATTTGGTGCGTCTAAGTTAAAAATGTACTCTAATACCTAtagatatttatttatttatagattGTTCGGATCGAATTGGAACAAAAATCGTTGACATATATCCGTAGACCAAACTATTGAACacgattgttaattttttaaaatcgggACCAAACCGGTTTTACAGTTCGTCCCACCATAATATAAAATAGAGTGAAAAATCAATGTACCCTACGACCAATTGCATCAGTCATAAAGAATAATGCCAAGTGCACacaattttgtttgataactcAAGATGTCCTAGTGAACAACTTTTCATTGCCTATGCACCAAATTAAATGAGtgctgctacaggtacagaaaattggggaccgaatccggaccgacggccgccggcgagccatctccggccaccggacggccgatccgagccgtccaaaaattctaaaaaaaaaaactgaggggccccacgcgggaatcaacgtcatccgaggtgtgtagggtgcttgatcggagcaccccttttcgtgtgtatatgtataattagaatttttggacggctcggatcggccgtccggtggccggagatggctcgccggcggccgtcggtccggattcggtccccaattttctgtacctctatcatttttgaaattaaattatCCTCACGAAGTCCTAAAGCCTAAAATTTAGGGAGGGACAATTTTGTAATCACGCAAAGCAAAGACCATATATTGTTTAGCTCACCCGTCAGAGTCTAACGTTTGATGAAATATTCAAACCCAACATTTTTCCACCATGCCTGAACCTCTcaccttcttcctcctcctccctatctcctccctcttcttcttctccaagaCCTCCCACGGCAACGCGCTCGCCTCAAACTGTCCCTCCCACAAGTGCGGCGTGAAAATCGACTACCCTTTTTGGCTACAAAGCGACGCAACCGCCTATCAGTACTGTGGTTACCCTGGCTTTAATCTCACTTGCTCCTATCCAGAAACTATACTTAACCTCCAAGGGGAATCCTTCTACGTGAAAAACATAAGTTATGCCGATTATACCCTCACCCTTGTTGACGTAGAAGTCTCCAGCCAAACATGCCCCCGGGCGCGTCAAAACGTTACACTCCAAACGTTGCCCCTGTCATACAGCAGCCTAGACCTGAACCTTAGTTTTTACTATAATTGCAGCGGCGTGGAAATCAAGGCTGTTCCCATAGGGTGCTTATCGTCCGGTGAAAATGAGTCCTATGTTTTCGTGTGTGAGACCGAGCCAGCAAAGTTTCGTAATTGGTACGATTTTTGTGAGGAGAAGGTGGTAGTGACGGTGACAGACTCCGAGATCGACGAGACAATGGGGTTTGACGGGGCCATGAAGGACGGGTTTGTGCTCGATTGGCGGCAGGCGGTGGCGTGCGGCGCGTGCGAAGCGTCGGGAGGGCGGTGTGGGCACAATACAGTGAACGATGACTACTTGTGCTTTTGCTCCGATGGATCCCCACGCACTAACGCTACGTGCAAAGGTATGTTTGTTTTTGGAGTATTTtcgattttgaatttaaaaggATTGTGGTTATAGTGGGGTGATTAGGTTTACGCTGTTTAGCGTTTTTTTGTAGCTAAGCTAAAAAAATGAGAGGGAGCGACTAGTATAGAAACTCCCTTAGGAGAGAACATGACAATAAACACTACCCCTATCATTGGAGAGACTCGAACCCGAGCCTCCGCTAGGGGGTGTGGTGGCGTACCCTGCCATCCAGGCCACCCCATCGGTGGTGTTTGGCGTTTGAATCCGGTCATTCTGAATTCTTTTCGTAGTTTAATCAGAATTTCATGTCTAATTGGGATCAGGTGATAATTGTCAAAACTTGGTCCCGTCACGTAGGCCCCACATTTGAACGAGGAAGtaatttttcctctctttttttttccaacgaTTTTGGGGTGCCCAGAACAACTGACACAAATCTCAACTAGATCACCTTCTTGGTCCGGTCATTCATGTTGGGAGTAGGGAATtaacaagaaatttttttcttgcGACCTAACCCCAAAAAACgaacaagaattttttttcttacgaCCTATCCCAACCCTGATCAATTTGTGGAAATTAAATTCACCAACCATCCGGACTAATCGTTTGAGCTGTTTTAATAGTCCATATAGTTACCCAATGTAGTGAGAGCTACCCTTTGTCCTGATCGTCGTATCCAAGTGGCAAGTGGAAAAGCAACAGACCCGGAGTGGTGTTGCCATTGATCTACTACCTCCGATCCACAATGACAGTTTCACCatttttttcttacctttttcaaatcaaaaaattaactactttcatacataatttttcaaatttttttgcaccgtattaaagatctcaattagtactttaatttagtggaaaaaaaatttaaaaattataaacagaagtaattgattttcttatttgaaaatttgtaCGACTTTTCATGGTGGACTCGATCTCAATAgggaacggagagagtataagTTATCGattacaaattttttgttttgtatttatttaatttttttcgcatttgttaattttgatttAAACTTTAATACTCCTTACGTTTCATTTTAAATATCCCAGTTTAAAAAACACGCAATTTTAGGAAAATAACTTTTACCTTTACTCTATacttttttcatcaattttgcTCTCCACTTTATACTTTCCACATTAACTTTTACCttcagttttcaaaattatccttcACTTTATACTTTACACAttaacttttacctctactttccaaaattaaccttcatttttcactttacacATTAACTTTTATCTTTACTTTCCAAAATTATCTTCCACTTTATATTTTACAcattaacttttacctccactttccaaAATTATCCTTCACTTTATACTTCACACAttaacttttacctctactttccAAAATTATCCTCAACTTTTCtaattaacttttcaaagtggACGCTTATTttgggacaacccaaaatggaatagtgGTCATTTAAATAGGGATGGAGGAAGTATGTATTAGTGGGTTCGTCTCGACGCGAAGaatcgaaaaattaaatttgttgTTTTAAAAAGTAGTTGtgtaaaaatc encodes:
- the LOC131310614 gene encoding LEAF RUST 10 DISEASE-RESISTANCE LOCUS RECEPTOR-LIKE PROTEIN KINASE-like 2.1 isoform X3, which gives rise to MHSPSSVTATTTTILLILISVAFPTCYSQEDGPYYNCVRNFNCGQTIRNVSYPFWGGDRPQYCGHPSFELMCQNNEYSTIEIDNRAFRVQKINQSNRTITLASSDLWESHCTRDLQNITLDDNVFTDGPINRDLLLFYNCTSGDGRTIPENFTCKIGDVESHGFYADTTLFNELENTLYATISCNQSVEVQVFRETMTEILGKSLALEEGLRRGFDVVYDANIETSCARCEGSGVICGSNSSQFACHCRDRTDPVTCQSPGNGLNVGRKLAIGLGSTGGIMVILLFCIIIKKLKRSEYAFFWKPKTENYRNIEAFLKNCGSLSPKRYTYSDIKKITNSFETELGKGSFGSVFKGKLENGCLVAVKVLKGLKGNGDDFINEVATISRTSHVHIVTLLGFCFEGSRRALVYEFMPNGSLDKFIHDGGSLTYRQLGWEALYQIAIGIARGLEYLHRGCNTRILHFDIKPHNILLNEDFCPKISDFGLAKLCPQKESIISLLGARGTVGYIAPEVFNRNFGGVSHKSDVYSYGMMVLEMVGGRKNISVEVDRTSEIYFPHWIYKRLELDEELGLHGIMDDEANASSRKMIIIGLWCIQIDPSHRPSMNRVVEMLVGSLESLQIPPKPFLSSPPRALVDSSSPLTS
- the LOC131310614 gene encoding LEAF RUST 10 DISEASE-RESISTANCE LOCUS RECEPTOR-LIKE PROTEIN KINASE-like 2.1 isoform X2, which produces MQSSSPNKTRPPTSPSLEMHSPSSVTATTTTATTILLILGSVAFSCYSQEDGRYFTCLQDFSCGQTIQKVRYPFWGDGRPQFCGHPSFGLKCQNNEYPTIEIDNRAFRVHDIDPSSKKKTITLASSDLWESYCTQELHNITLDDKLFTYGQTNRVLFLFYNCTSEARTINIPYNFTCEIGGIERLGLYTNETFFNGIENSQYTTISCNQSVEVQVFRETVDKLLEGSLTLQEGLRRGFEVVYDANKTICARCQHSGGFCGSDSSEFACHCRDRTYPATCQSPGNGLNVGRKLAIGLGSTGGIMVILLFCIIIKKLKRSEYAFFWKPKTENYRNIEAFLKNCGSLSPKRYTYSDIKKITNSFETELGKGSFGSVFKGKLENGCLVAVKVLKGLKGNGDDFINEVATISRTSHVHIVTLLGFCFEGSRRALVYEFMPNGSLDKFIHDGGSLTYRQLGWEALYQIAIGIARGLEYLHRGCNTRILHFDIKPHNILLNEDFCPKISDFGLAKLCPQKESIISLLGARGTVGYIAPEVFNRNFGGVSHKSDVYSYGMMVLEMVGGRKNISVEVDRTSEIYFPHWIYKRLELDEELGLHGIMDDEANASSRKMIIIGLWCIQIDPSHRPSMNRVVEMLVGSLESLQIPPKPFLSSPPRALVDSSSPLTS